In Oncorhynchus keta strain PuntledgeMale-10-30-2019 chromosome 19, Oket_V2, whole genome shotgun sequence, a single genomic region encodes these proteins:
- the LOC118372964 gene encoding collagen alpha-2(VIII) chain-like, whose translation MTMLLAPVCVLLLLGGRVLGGGYPPMPQMKYMQPMMKGPVGPPFREGKGQYLDMPPMMDVKGEPGPQGKPGPRGPTGPSGLPGKPGLGKPGLNGQPGLQGPPGFPGIGKPGLPGLPGKGGVKGMTGNNGEVGLRGEPGPRGLPGQPGLPGPAGLSLNGKPGLPGGSGQPGSRGEPGQKGGPGNPGERGLKGENGNGNPGLPGTRGPNGLRGPPGPAGNQGMGKPGLDGLPGPSGPKGDQGLPGGIGEPGKAGGPGLQGQPGSVGLGKPGNDGLPGGPGPFGPKGEPGQRGSPGFPGVPGYGKPGLPGTKGDKGLFGGPGVRGDKGEPGMAGKPGDMGPDGQPGPPGIQGPMGLSGKHGMPGLKGELGPQGHPGLPGIRGDQGPGGMSGKPGIPGDKGLPGPNGAIGKPGPKGEAGHIGLPGNPGLLGNPGPKGELGFVGSPGPRGQSGIPGLQGPSGPMGPQGIPGLKGEPGLPGLPGLGKLGEKGVPGPQGPPGKPGNSGLNGNPGPPGPPGPPGPAGNGQTGVAGLTDSGLGGDEVPDGRNGKPQFGRADLSATLAPAFTAILTTAFPPSGTPIKFDRTLYNGQNAYNPATGIFTSPMSGVYYFAYHVHVKGFSLWVALYKNYVPATYTYDEYKKGYMDQASGSAVLELKENDQVWMQMPSDQANGLYSTEYIHSSFSGFLLCPT comes from the coding sequence ACATGCCACCCATGATGGACGTAAAGGGCGAGCCAGGGCCCCAAGGAAAACCTGGACCAAGAGGCCCAACTGGGCCCTCGGGACTTCCGGGAAAACCAGGGCTGGGGAAACCAGGTCTCAATGGCCAGCCTGGCCTTCAGGGACCTCCAGGCTTTCCGGGCATTGGGAAGCCAGGACTTCCGGGTCTCCCAGGAAAAGGGGGAGTTAAGGGGATGACTGGGAATAATGGCGAGGTTGGACTCCGGGGTGAACCAGGCCCCAGAGGACTTCCAGGTCAACCAGGTCTCCCCGGCCCAGCTGGCCTGTCTCTTAATGGCAAACCTGGCCTTCCAGGTGGGAGTGGCCAACCTGGGTCTCGTGGAGAACCAGGACAGAAAGGTGGGCCTGGAAATCCTGGGGAGCGTGGACTCAAGGGAGAGAATGGCAATGGGAATCCTGGATTGCCAGGAACCAGGGGCCCCAATGGGCTCAGGGGCCCCCCAGGGCCAGCTGGTAATCAGGGCATGGGAAAACCAGGACTTGACGGGCTTCCTGGTCCTTCTGGGCCTAAAGGGGACCAGGGGCTCCCAGGAGGAATAGGAGAGCCAGGGAAGGCTGGAGGTCCAGGGCTGCAAGGCCAGCCAGGATCTGTCGGATTGGGCAAGCCTGGTAATGATGGATTGCCTGGAGGACCCGGTCCATTTGGGCCTAAAGGTGAGCCAGGACAGAGGGGTTCTCCAGGGTTTCCTGGAGTTCCTGGCTATGGCAAACCTGGTCTACCAGGGACAAAGGGAGACAAGGGCCTTTTCGGGGGACCAGGCGTCCGTGGAGATAAGGGAGAGCCTGGGATGGCAGGAAAGCCAGGAGACATGGGCCCAGATGGACAGCCAGGACCACCGGGAATACAGGGCCCCATGGGGCTTTCAGGAAAACACGGCATGCCTGGCCTGAAGGGAGAGTTGGGTCCACAGGGGCATCCAGGTCTGCCAGGGATCAGAGGGGACCAGGGTCCTGGTGGTATGTCTGGAAAACCAGGCATTCCTGGAGACAAAGGGCTCCCGGGCCCTAACGGGGCTATCGGAAAACCTGGGCCCAAAGGCGAGGCAGGGCACATAGGCCTGCCAGGAAATCCAGGTCTGTTAGGCAATCCTGGACCAAAAGGGGAGCTTGGGTTTGTTGGGTCTCCAGGACCGAGAGGCCAGTCTGGAATCCCCGGTCTGCAGGGGCCTTCAGGGCCAATGGGGCCACAGGGTATCCCAGGTCTGAAGGGCGAACCTGGGCTGCCGGGTCTTCCAGGTCTGGGCAAGCTCGGAGAAAAAGGAGTTCCAGGTCCCCAAGGTCCCCCAGGAAAGCCCGGCAACTCTGGACTCAACGGCAACCCCGGCCCTCCAGGGCCACCCGGGCCCCCTGGCCCTGCAGGAAACGGACAAACCGGGGTGGCTGGGCTAACGGATTCAGGGCTGGGTGGGGACGAGGTACCAGACGGGAGGAACGGAAAACCACAGTTTGGCCGTGCAGATCTCTCCGCCACCCTGGCGCCCGCGTTTACCGCCATCCTCACCACAGCCTTCCCTCCCTCTGGGACGCCCATCAAGTTCGACAGGACCCTGTACAACGGGCAGAATGCCTACAACCCTGCCACCGGTATCTTCACCAGCCCCATGTCTGGCGTCTACTACTTTGCCTACCACGTGCACGTAAAGGGATTCAGTCTGTGGGTGGCACTGTACAAGAACTATGTTCCAGCCACATACACCTACGACGAGTACAAGAAGGGCTACATGGACCAGGCGTCCGGTAGCGCCGTCCTTGAGCTGAAGGAGAACGACCAGGTGTGGATGCAGATGCCCTCGGATCAGGCTAACGGGCTCTACTCCACCGAATACATCCACTCGTCCTTCTCAGGGTTCCTGCTCTGTCCCACATAA